Proteins found in one Limnohabitans sp. TEGF004 genomic segment:
- a CDS encoding OsmC domain/YcaO domain-containing protein — protein sequence MEIKVNFLDKLRLEAKFDDFTVVADQPIRYKGDGSAPGPFDYFLASSALCAAYFVKLYCVTRNIPTENIRLSQNNIVDPENRYQQIFKIQVELPSDIQEVDRRGILNSIERCTVKKVVQAGPEFVIEEVENLDADAQSLLTLQPSADTRTYIVGKDLPLEQTIANMSSLLANLGIKIEIASWRNIIPHVWSLHIRDAHSPMCFTNGKGSTKESALASALGEYIERLSNNHFYAGAFWGEDIANAAFVHYPNERWFKPGKKDALPKEILDAYCLNIYNPDGELRGSHLIDTNSGNAQRGICALPYVRESDGEVVYFPTNLIENLFVSNGMSAGNTLAEAQVQCLSEIFERAVKRDIIEGEICLPDVPKDVLAKYPSILAGIQGLEEQGFPVLVKDASLGGTYPVMCVTLMNPRTGGVFASFGAHPSFEVALERSLTELLQGRSFEGLNDLPAPTFESNAVTEPNNFVEHFIDSSGIVSWRFFRAKADYEFVEWDFSSQGENSNAQEASTLFGILKDLGKEVYTAVHDQLGAIACRILVPGYSEVYPVEDLIWDNTNKALLFREDILNLHRLDDARLSELLERLENNELDDYSDIATLIGIEFDENTVWGQLTVLELKLLIQLALKHHEEAQELVSAFLQYNDNTVDRGLFYQALNVVLEVMLDPDLELEDYDVNFRRMFGNERMNAVMGSVDGSLRFYGLTPTSMKLEGLDRHHRLIDSYKKLHQARAAKGDA from the coding sequence ATGGAAATCAAGGTCAACTTTCTCGACAAGCTTCGCCTAGAAGCCAAGTTCGATGATTTCACCGTCGTCGCTGACCAGCCCATCCGTTACAAAGGCGATGGCTCAGCCCCTGGCCCTTTCGATTATTTTCTAGCCTCGTCGGCTTTGTGTGCGGCATACTTTGTGAAGCTGTATTGCGTCACACGCAACATCCCCACCGAAAACATCCGTCTCTCGCAAAACAACATCGTTGACCCAGAGAACCGCTACCAACAGATTTTCAAAATTCAGGTGGAGTTGCCATCCGATATTCAGGAGGTCGACCGCCGCGGTATTTTGAATTCGATTGAGCGCTGCACTGTCAAAAAAGTGGTGCAAGCAGGCCCCGAGTTTGTCATCGAAGAAGTTGAGAACTTAGATGCCGATGCCCAGTCGCTGCTCACCCTCCAACCCAGCGCAGACACCCGCACCTACATCGTGGGCAAGGATTTACCGCTAGAGCAAACCATCGCCAACATGTCGAGCCTCTTGGCTAATCTAGGCATCAAGATTGAAATTGCCTCGTGGCGCAACATCATTCCCCATGTGTGGTCGCTCCACATCCGCGACGCCCATTCGCCCATGTGTTTCACCAATGGCAAGGGCTCAACCAAAGAAAGCGCGCTAGCCTCAGCCTTGGGCGAATACATCGAGCGTTTGAGCAACAACCATTTCTACGCCGGTGCTTTTTGGGGCGAAGACATCGCCAACGCGGCGTTTGTGCACTACCCAAATGAGCGTTGGTTCAAGCCTGGCAAGAAAGATGCGCTGCCCAAGGAAATTTTGGATGCGTACTGCCTCAACATCTACAACCCCGATGGTGAGTTGCGTGGCTCGCACCTCATCGACACCAACTCTGGCAATGCGCAGCGTGGCATCTGCGCACTGCCTTATGTACGCGAATCGGATGGCGAGGTGGTGTACTTCCCCACCAACCTGATCGAAAACCTGTTCGTCAGCAACGGCATGAGCGCCGGCAACACACTGGCCGAAGCGCAAGTGCAATGCCTGTCTGAAATTTTCGAACGCGCCGTCAAACGCGACATCATCGAAGGCGAAATCTGTTTACCCGACGTGCCTAAAGACGTGTTGGCCAAATACCCCAGCATCCTGGCGGGCATTCAAGGTTTGGAAGAACAAGGCTTTCCAGTACTGGTGAAAGACGCGTCATTGGGTGGCACCTATCCTGTGATGTGCGTGACGTTGATGAACCCGCGCACTGGCGGTGTGTTCGCCTCGTTCGGCGCGCACCCCAGTTTTGAAGTGGCGTTAGAGCGCAGCCTCACCGAACTGCTGCAAGGCCGCAGCTTTGAAGGCCTGAACGACTTGCCTGCGCCCACATTCGAAAGCAACGCCGTCACCGAACCCAACAACTTTGTAGAGCATTTCATTGACTCCAGCGGTATCGTGTCGTGGCGCTTTTTCAGAGCCAAAGCTGACTACGAATTTGTGGAATGGGACTTCTCTAGCCAAGGTGAAAACTCCAACGCGCAAGAAGCCTCGACTTTGTTTGGCATTCTCAAAGACCTAGGCAAAGAGGTCTACACCGCGGTGCATGACCAGCTAGGCGCCATCGCCTGCCGCATTTTGGTGCCTGGCTACTCAGAGGTGTACCCCGTTGAAGATTTGATTTGGGACAACACCAACAAAGCGCTGCTATTTCGCGAAGACATCCTCAACTTGCATCGCTTGGACGACGCCCGCTTGTCTGAGCTACTGGAACGCTTAGAGAACAACGAGTTGGACGACTACTCTGACATTGCCACGTTGATTGGCATCGAATTTGATGAAAACACCGTCTGGGGACAACTGACAGTGCTGGAGCTCAAGCTCTTGATTCAACTTGCCTTGAAGCACCATGAAGAAGCCCAAGAACTTGTGAGCGCTTTTCTTCAATACAACGACAACACGGTCGATCGCGGTTTGTTTTACCAAGCCTTGAACGTGGTGCTGGAAGTGATGCTCGATCCAGACCTAGAACTGGAAGACTACGACGTGAATTTCCGCCGGATGTTTGGCAACGAACGAATGAACGCTGTCATGGGCTCTGTCGATGGCAGCCTGCGTTTCTACGGGCTCACCCCCACAAGCATGAAACTCGAAGGTCTGGATAGACACCACCGCCTCATCGACAGCTACAAGAAACTGCACCAAGCGCGCGCCGCAAAGGGCGACGCCTAA